Proteins encoded together in one Microplitis mediator isolate UGA2020A chromosome 7, iyMicMedi2.1, whole genome shotgun sequence window:
- the LOC130670732 gene encoding multiple C2 and transmembrane domain-containing protein isoform X2 yields MENEGPSYERSNDKERNDKAECNDYLLSSDEITKGDGDKIEAFKFKVSGEDKTLEKNNDGEEKQEVGEEEGEEEEVNKKLKLSRIKNLGKRRYFTMDEMQKHKKTVQAFKQSVEKRVESVEKIFEDKVEKMLEEKMDKHPWLQPIETWIVDKCKKDGRKDRLALIPRDQDEGESEGGSEGRERLVGEFEGNYKGGEFDVEFKNSLENGEVIKIISTPVPVIDINDKHNSESKHAGHDFIDRLKEGWKEKVDDVTRYFQRTNRLADVNRRLKSQIWSSVVTIVLVEAKSLLPMDIDGLSDPYVKFRLGTEKYKSKVVNKTINPVWLEQFDLHLYEDPYLGQELEVTVWDRDKGHQDDLMGRTTIDLAGMERETTHRIWKELEDGAGSIFLLLTISGTTASETISDLAAHEETPRERDRISDKYSLWNSLQRPRDVGHLTIKVYKAQGLAAADLGGKSDPFCVLELVNSRLQTQTEYKTLAPNWQKIFTFNVKDINSVLEVTVYDEDRDHKVEFLGKIAIPLLKIRNGEKRWYALKDKKLRCRAKGNFPQILLEMRVIWNVVRACIRTLNPKEKKYMEPEVKFKRQVFLRNVLRLKAIIMYFIDLGKYIQSCWEWESKTRSIVALVLFVLGCYYFEPYMIPVAALLIMLKYCLVSLITNNSSSSSSFQIHSSSHDQDFNSDDGPPTPGDDDDDEDDKDKEEKKSLKERLQAIQEVTQTVQNSIGYIASLCERVKNLFNFTVPYLSYLAMILSVLGSIVLYLVPMRYLILAWGVNKFFRKILRPHSVPNNEVLDLISRLPDDEDLLSYRELKPMPTADCEKGSTSSPNSNATSRREQRKRHNKAA; encoded by the exons atggaGAATGAAGGACCGAGTTATGAGAGAAGTAATGATAAAGAACGTAATGACAAAGCTGAATGTAATGACTATTTGTTATCGAGTGACGAAATTACAAAAGGTGACGGTGATAAAATAGAAGCATTCAAGTTTAAAGTTTCTGGTGAAGATAAAACtcttgagaaaaataatgacgGAGAAGAGAAACAGGAAGTAGGAGAGGAAGAGGgggaagaagaagaagtaaACAAAAAGTTAAAGTTAAGTCGGATAAAAAATTTGGGTAAACGCAGATACTTTACTATGGATGAGATGCaaaagcataaaaaaacaGTCCAAGCATTCAAACAGTCGGTGGAAAAACGGGTTGAGAGTgtggagaaaattttcgaagatAAAGTCGAGAAGATGTTGGAAGAAAAAATGGACAAGCATCCGTGGCTCCAACCAATCGAGACCTGGATTGTCGACAAGTGCAAGAAAGATGGAAGGAAAGATCGGCTGGCTTTGATTCCCAGAGATCAAGACGAGGGTGAAAGCGAGGGTGGAAGTGAGGGCAGGGAGAGACTAGTCGGCGAGTTTGAGGGAAATTACAAAGGGGGTGAATTTGatgttgaatttaaaaatagtcttGAAAACGGggaagttataaaaataatttcgacgCCGGTTCCTGTTATTGATATCAATGATAAACATAACAGTGAGTCGAAGCacgcgggacatgattttaTTGACAGACTCAAGGAAGGATGGAAAGAAAAAGTCGACGATGTAACgagg TATTTCCAGAGAACAAACAGACTAGCAGACGTAAATCGAAGATTAAAATCACAAATATGGAGTTCTGTTGTGACGATTGTACTCGTCGAGGCAAAAAGTTTATTACCGATGGACATCGACGGGCTTTCAGATCCTTACGTTAAATTCcg ATTGGGAACAGAGAAGTACAAATCAAAAGTTGTCAACAAAACAATAAATCCAGTATGGCTGGAACAGTTCGATCTCCACCTGTACGAGGACCCTTATCTGGGTCAAGAACTAGAGGTCACGGTCTGGGACCGGGATAAGGGTCACCAGGACGACTTGATGGGCAGGACGACGATCGATTTAGCGGGGATGGAACGCGAAACAACCCACAGGATTTGGAAAGAGCTGGAAGACGGGGCTGGAAGTATTTTCCTTCTGCTTACTATCAGCGGCACGACTGCCAGCGAAACAATCAGCGATCTAGCAGCTCATGAAGAAACCCCTCGAGAACGTGACCGTATTTCTGATAAATATTCCCTCTGGAATTCGTTACAGAGACCAAGAGACGTCGGACATCTCACTATCaaa gtttaTAAAGCACAGGGACTAGCAGCTGCTGATTTAGGAGGCAAAAGTGATCCTTTTTGTGTACTTGAGTTAGTTAATTCACGGTTACAAACACAGACTGAGTACAAAACACTGGCACCtaattggcaaaaaatttttacttt taACGTCAAAGATATAAATTCTGTACTAGAAGTGACAGTATACGACGAAGATCGCGACCATAAAGTTGAATTTTTAGGCAAAATAGCGATTCCTTTACTCAAAATACGCAATGGCGAGAAACGTTGGTACGCATTGAAGGACAAAAAATTACGTTGCCGTGCAAAAGGTAATTTTCCTCAAATATTACTCGAGATGCGCGTGATCTGGAACGTCGTGAGAGCGTGCATCCGAACTTTGAAcccgaaagaaaaaaaatatatggagcCAGAAGTTAAATTCAAACGTCAAGTTTTTTTGCGCAACGTACTGAGACTCAAGGCCATCATAATGTACTTCATTGATCTAGGAAAATATATCCA GAGCTGCTGGGAATGGGAGAGCAAAACGAGAAGTATTGTTGCTCTGGTACTATTTGTCCTCGGGTGTTATTACTTCGAGCCATATATGATTCCCGTGGCGGCGCTTCTCATAATGCTTAAATATTGTTTAGTTTCTTTgataacaaataattcaagttCTTCGTCTTCGTTTCAAATTCATTCTAGTTCTCACGATCAGGATTTTAATTCTGATGACGGCCCTCCCACCCccggtgatgatgatgacgatgaagATGACAAAGATAAG GAAGAGAAGAAAAGTTTAAAAGAGCGATTGCAAGCGATCCAAGAAGTAACGCAGACGGTCCAGAACTCGATCGGTTACATCGCGAGTCTTTGCGAGCGTGTGAAAAATCTCTTCAACTTCACTGTACCTTATCTAAGTTATCTAGCGATGATTCTATCAGTTCTCGGCAGCATCGTCCTCTACTTAGTGCCCATGCGTTACTTAATTTTGGCCTGGGGTGTAAATAAATTCTTCCGAAAAATTCTTCGTCCCCATTCAGTACCAAATAACGAGGTCTTGGATCTGATTTCCCGACTGCCTGATGATGAAGATCTTCTTAGTTACAg agAATTAAAGCCAATGCCAACAGCAGACTGTGAAAAAGGATCAACATCAAGCCCAAATAGTAACGCAACATCAAGACGCGAACAAAGAAAAAGACACAACAAAGCTGCGTAA